One genomic segment of Rhinolophus sinicus isolate RSC01 linkage group LG11, ASM3656204v1, whole genome shotgun sequence includes these proteins:
- the HCST gene encoding hematopoietic cell signal transducer: protein MVPQGNILFLLLLPVATAQVTPGSCSGCGPLSLPLLAGLVAIDAVVSLLVTVMVFVCARLRSRSTQGDNKVYINMPGRG from the exons aTGGTCCCTCAAGGCAACATCCTGTTCCTGCTTTTGCTGCCAG tggctacagcTCAGGTAACTCCAG GTTCCTGTTCCGGATGTGGGCCCCTCTCCCTGCCACTTCTGGCGGGCCTTGTGGCCATCGATGCGGTTGTGTCCCTGCTAGTCACGGTGATGGTGTTTGTATGTGCACGCCTACGCAGCAGGTCCACCCAAG GAGATAACAAAGTCTACATCAACATGCCTGGCAGAGGCTGA
- the NFKBID gene encoding NF-kappa-B inhibitor delta isoform X1, producing the protein MGPGLLVSRNERSHCPSQTVKKLLEEQRRRQQQPDAGGAPGQFPPPLAQPLAPSVNEGELGHTHFSAHQETVGSGLGSLVPPTSFLDWDPNTHATYTDSSYSYPTSAAESFLTPDFYPPSDPGRPCPFPLAMEDPLDTRLHAEPSLPQAGSWKGSGLPSGPPQLPAVVTGPSLDTARAHMLALGPQQLLAQDEEGDTLLHLFAARGLRWAAYAAAEILQVYRRLDIREHKGKTPLLVAAAANQPLIVEDLLNLGAEPNASDHQGRSVLHMAATYGLPGVLSAVINSGVRIDLEARDFEGLTPLHTAILALNVVMHPSDLCPRVLSTQARDRLSCVQMLLHMGADHTSQEIKSNKTVLHLAVQAANPTLVQLLLELPRGDLRAFVNMKAHGNTALHMAAALPPGPPQEAIVRRLLAAGADPTLRNLENEQPVHLLRPGPGLEGLRQLLKRSRVAAPGLSS; encoded by the exons ATGGGGCCTGGACTCCTAG TAAGCCGGAATGAGCGCAGCCACTGCCCATCCCAGACGGTGAAGAAGCTACTGGAAGAACAGAGGCGGCGCCAGCAACAGCCTGACGCTGGTGGGGCACCG GGACAGTTCCCACCTCCCCTGGCCCAGCCCTTGGCCCCCTCTGTGAATGAGGGTGAGCTTG GCCATACTCACTTCTCAGCACACCAGGAGACTGTGGGTTCTGGACTTGGTAGCCTGGTCCCCCCCACAAGCTTTCTGGACTGGGACCCCAACACACATGCTACCTACACAGACAGCTCCTACTCTTACCCTACTTCTGCTGCTGAGAGTTTCCTGACTCCTGACTTCTACCCACCTTCAGACCCAGGGCGGCCGTGTCCATTTCCTTTGGCGATGGAG GATCCCCTGGATACTCGGCTTCATGCAGAACCTTCCCTGCCACAGGCGGGATCTTGGAAAGGTTCCGGACTCCCCTCAGGACCCCCACAATTGCCCGCTGTGGTCACTGGACCATCCCTGGACACAGCCCGTGCTCATATGCTGGCCTTGGGGCCACAACAGCTGCTGGCCCAGGATGAGGAGGGAGACAC GCTTTTGCACCTGTTTGCTGCTCGAGGGCTACGCTGGGCAGCATATGCTGCAGCTGAGATTCTCCAAGTATATAGACGTCTGGACATTCGTGAGCATAAGGGCAAG ACCCCTCTCCTGGTGGCTGCTGCTGCCAACCAACCCCTGATTGTTGAGGATCTGCTGAACCTGGGAGCGGAGCCCAATGCCTCTGACCATCAGGGACGTTCCGTCTTGCACATGGCTGCTACCTATGGGCTCCCAGGAGTGCTCTCG GCTGTGATTAACTCAGGTGTTCGGATTGACCTAGAAGCCAGAGACTTCGAGG GCCTCACCCCACTCCACACAGCCATCCTGGCCCTCAATGTTGTTATGCACCCATCTGACCTGTGTCCCCGCGTGCTGAGTACCCAGGCTCGAGACAGGCTGTCTTGCGTCCAGATGTTGCTGCACATGGGTGCTGATCACACCAGTCAG GAGATCAAGAGCAACAAGACAGTTCTTCATTTGGCTGTGCAGGCCGCCAACCCTACCCTGGTTCAGCTACTGCTGGAGCTACCACGGGGAGACCTGCGGGCCTTTGTCAACATGAAG GCCCATGGGAACACAGCTCTCCACATGGCAGCTGCCCTGCCCCCTGGGCCACCCCAGGAGGCCATTGTGCGGCGCCTGCTGGCAGCTGGGGCAGATCCAACACTGCGCAACCTGGAGAACGAGCAGCCTGTCCACCTGCTACGGCCCGGGCCGGGCCTTGAGGGG CTCCGGCAGCTATTGAAGAGGAGCCGTGTGGCAGCCCCAGGCCTGTCCTCTTAG
- the NFKBID gene encoding NF-kappa-B inhibitor delta isoform X2 produces the protein MEDPLDTRLHAEPSLPQAGSWKGSGLPSGPPQLPAVVTGPSLDTARAHMLALGPQQLLAQDEEGDTLLHLFAARGLRWAAYAAAEILQVYRRLDIREHKGKTPLLVAAAANQPLIVEDLLNLGAEPNASDHQGRSVLHMAATYGLPGVLSAVINSGVRIDLEARDFEGLTPLHTAILALNVVMHPSDLCPRVLSTQARDRLSCVQMLLHMGADHTSQEIKSNKTVLHLAVQAANPTLVQLLLELPRGDLRAFVNMKAHGNTALHMAAALPPGPPQEAIVRRLLAAGADPTLRNLENEQPVHLLRPGPGLEGLRQLLKRSRVAAPGLSS, from the exons ATGGAG GATCCCCTGGATACTCGGCTTCATGCAGAACCTTCCCTGCCACAGGCGGGATCTTGGAAAGGTTCCGGACTCCCCTCAGGACCCCCACAATTGCCCGCTGTGGTCACTGGACCATCCCTGGACACAGCCCGTGCTCATATGCTGGCCTTGGGGCCACAACAGCTGCTGGCCCAGGATGAGGAGGGAGACAC GCTTTTGCACCTGTTTGCTGCTCGAGGGCTACGCTGGGCAGCATATGCTGCAGCTGAGATTCTCCAAGTATATAGACGTCTGGACATTCGTGAGCATAAGGGCAAG ACCCCTCTCCTGGTGGCTGCTGCTGCCAACCAACCCCTGATTGTTGAGGATCTGCTGAACCTGGGAGCGGAGCCCAATGCCTCTGACCATCAGGGACGTTCCGTCTTGCACATGGCTGCTACCTATGGGCTCCCAGGAGTGCTCTCG GCTGTGATTAACTCAGGTGTTCGGATTGACCTAGAAGCCAGAGACTTCGAGG GCCTCACCCCACTCCACACAGCCATCCTGGCCCTCAATGTTGTTATGCACCCATCTGACCTGTGTCCCCGCGTGCTGAGTACCCAGGCTCGAGACAGGCTGTCTTGCGTCCAGATGTTGCTGCACATGGGTGCTGATCACACCAGTCAG GAGATCAAGAGCAACAAGACAGTTCTTCATTTGGCTGTGCAGGCCGCCAACCCTACCCTGGTTCAGCTACTGCTGGAGCTACCACGGGGAGACCTGCGGGCCTTTGTCAACATGAAG GCCCATGGGAACACAGCTCTCCACATGGCAGCTGCCCTGCCCCCTGGGCCACCCCAGGAGGCCATTGTGCGGCGCCTGCTGGCAGCTGGGGCAGATCCAACACTGCGCAACCTGGAGAACGAGCAGCCTGTCCACCTGCTACGGCCCGGGCCGGGCCTTGAGGGG CTCCGGCAGCTATTGAAGAGGAGCCGTGTGGCAGCCCCAGGCCTGTCCTCTTAG